Proteins from one Bradyrhizobium roseum genomic window:
- a CDS encoding cytochrome P450, whose amino-acid sequence MNEHVQTAASAPLFNPLSPEFIRDPYPHYERMRSTDPVHLTPLGMYVASRHAEVSLVMRDKRFGKDYVERTIRRYGPKIMDEPVFRSMSHWMLQQDPPDHTRLRGLVVKAFTARRVEDMRPRIQQVVDATLDRIIPQGKMDLIEDFAFRLPVTIICDMLGIPEEHREAFYAGSRDGGRLLDPVPLSPEEIQKGNAGNAMAAMYFQQLFELRRKNPGDDLTTQLVQAEEDGSKLSNEELTANIILLFGAGHETTVNLIGNGLLALYRNPDQLALLKAKPELITNAIEEFLRYDSSVQLTGRVALEDIEDLGGKRIPKGESVLCLLGSANHDETVYPDHPERLDITRPNVRPLSFGGGIHFCLGAQLARLEAEVAIATLLRRLPDLRLDDAVNPEWRPTFVLRGLKRLPASW is encoded by the coding sequence ATGAACGAGCATGTTCAGACTGCCGCCAGCGCGCCGTTGTTCAATCCGCTGTCGCCGGAATTCATCCGCGACCCCTATCCGCATTACGAGCGGATGCGCAGCACCGACCCGGTGCACCTGACGCCGCTCGGCATGTATGTCGCGAGCCGCCACGCCGAGGTCAGCCTCGTGATGCGCGACAAGCGGTTCGGCAAGGATTACGTCGAGCGCACCATCCGCCGCTACGGCCCGAAAATCATGGACGAGCCGGTGTTCCGCAGCATGAGCCACTGGATGCTGCAGCAGGATCCGCCGGACCACACCCGCCTGCGCGGGCTGGTGGTGAAGGCGTTCACCGCGCGCCGGGTCGAGGACATGCGCCCCCGCATCCAGCAGGTCGTCGACGCGACGCTCGACCGCATCATCCCGCAGGGCAAGATGGACCTGATCGAGGATTTCGCGTTCCGCCTGCCGGTCACCATCATCTGCGACATGCTCGGAATCCCCGAGGAGCATCGCGAGGCGTTTTATGCCGGTTCGCGCGACGGCGGCCGGCTGCTCGATCCGGTGCCGCTGTCGCCGGAGGAGATCCAGAAGGGCAACGCCGGCAATGCGATGGCGGCGATGTACTTTCAACAATTGTTCGAGTTGAGGCGCAAGAATCCGGGCGACGATTTGACCACGCAGCTGGTGCAGGCCGAAGAAGATGGCAGCAAGCTCTCCAATGAGGAACTGACCGCCAACATCATCCTGCTGTTCGGTGCCGGCCACGAGACGACGGTCAATTTGATCGGCAACGGCCTGCTGGCGCTGTACCGCAATCCCGACCAGCTCGCGCTGCTCAAGGCCAAACCGGAACTGATCACCAACGCCATCGAGGAGTTTTTGCGCTACGACTCATCGGTGCAGCTGACCGGCCGGGTGGCGCTGGAAGACATCGAGGACCTCGGCGGCAAGCGCATCCCGAAGGGCGAGAGCGTGCTGTGCCTGCTCGGCTCGGCGAATCACGACGAGACGGTCTATCCTGACCACCCGGAACGGCTCGATATCACCCGGCCCAACGTCAGGCCGCTATCCTTCGGCGGCGGCATCCATTTCTGCCTCGGCGCCCAGCTGGCGCGGCTCGAAGCGGAGGTCGCGATCGCGACCCTGCTGCGGCGGCTCCCGGATCTGCGGCTGGATGACGCCGTCAATCCGGAATGGCGGCCGACCTTCGTGCTGCGCGGCCTGAAGCGCCTGCCGGCGAGCTGGTAG
- a CDS encoding TetR/AcrR family transcriptional regulator, which produces MSRLRTRPTRDDTREKLFEAAARVFEEQGIGGASIEAIAAAAGFTRGAFYSNFKSKDELIIAMLEDHVEQSIARIRDLLERHKNLADFIEALKTMGRSQQDPLGRSPLLHMEMILFVARAEKRRPELAERLRARRKLVADIIETTAKNSGRQTILDPSWAGALVLALEDGFRLHRLIDPETTSPGSFFRAIGDLQRAMGISQASDADLRLAKVITTR; this is translated from the coding sequence ATGTCAAGACTGCGAACCAGGCCGACCCGTGACGACACCCGCGAAAAGCTGTTCGAGGCGGCGGCGCGCGTGTTCGAGGAACAGGGCATCGGCGGCGCCAGCATCGAGGCGATCGCCGCGGCGGCAGGTTTTACGCGCGGCGCATTCTATTCGAACTTCAAGAGCAAGGACGAACTGATCATCGCCATGCTCGAGGATCACGTCGAGCAATCGATCGCGCGCATCCGCGACCTCCTCGAGCGTCACAAGAACCTCGCCGACTTCATCGAGGCGCTGAAGACCATGGGCCGCAGCCAGCAGGATCCGCTCGGCCGCTCGCCGCTGCTGCACATGGAGATGATCCTGTTCGTGGCGCGCGCCGAGAAACGCCGGCCCGAACTCGCCGAGCGGCTGCGCGCCCGCAGAAAGCTGGTCGCCGACATCATCGAGACCACGGCGAAGAACAGCGGCCGGCAGACCATCCTCGATCCGTCCTGGGCCGGTGCGCTGGTGCTGGCGCTCGAAGACGGCTTTCGGCTGCACCGCCTGATCGATCCCGAGACCACCTCGCCCGGCAGCTTCTTTCGTGCGATCGGCGACCTGCAACGCGCGATGGGCATTTCACAGGCGTCAGATGCCGATCTTCGCCTCGCGAAAGTCATCACGACCCGCTAG
- a CDS encoding M23 family metallopeptidase gives MTANADTTHSTHSAQRGRPLTRLALIFLCLGAVTHAKAEEAISLALPIKCQPGVSCFFQNYVDHDASDKVRDYRCGARSYDGHDGTDIRIRNLEIQRRGVEVLAAAPGRVIGGRNDMDDVSIRAAGKAAIAGKECGNGVLIEHANGWRTQYCHMAKGSVRVKPGDRIATGQPIGLVGLSGDTEFFHLHFTVRYRDKAVDPFAYGAPEKACGGGRSLWAASLGEQMQYKPREIIDYGFAGIAPTMALIESGEIEKHPVATTSDALVAYVRAIGLQAGDQQTLAVQGPGGTALPNNALPALDRDKAQFLVLAGKKRTEAAWPAGRYVATYTVTRDGAEVLRKTFEVEAGAR, from the coding sequence ATGACTGCGAACGCCGACACCACGCATTCGACGCATTCCGCGCAGCGGGGACGACCCCTGACGCGCCTCGCCCTGATTTTCCTGTGCCTCGGCGCTGTAACCCACGCCAAGGCGGAAGAAGCCATCTCGCTCGCGCTCCCGATCAAGTGCCAGCCAGGCGTGAGTTGCTTCTTTCAGAACTATGTCGATCACGACGCCTCGGACAAGGTCCGCGACTACCGCTGTGGCGCACGCAGCTATGACGGTCACGATGGCACCGATATCCGGATTCGAAATCTGGAAATTCAAAGACGAGGCGTCGAAGTGCTCGCCGCGGCGCCCGGCCGCGTGATCGGCGGGCGAAACGACATGGACGACGTTTCGATCAGGGCCGCAGGAAAGGCCGCTATCGCCGGCAAGGAATGCGGCAACGGCGTGCTGATCGAGCATGCGAACGGCTGGCGCACCCAATATTGCCACATGGCCAAGGGCAGCGTCCGGGTCAAGCCCGGCGACCGGATCGCGACCGGGCAACCGATCGGCCTGGTCGGGCTGTCCGGAGATACCGAATTTTTTCATCTTCACTTCACCGTGCGGTATCGCGACAAGGCCGTGGACCCGTTTGCCTATGGCGCGCCGGAAAAGGCCTGCGGCGGCGGCCGGTCGCTGTGGGCCGCTTCGCTCGGCGAGCAGATGCAGTACAAGCCTCGTGAAATCATCGATTACGGTTTTGCCGGGATCGCCCCGACCATGGCGCTGATTGAATCAGGTGAGATCGAGAAGCATCCGGTCGCGACGACCTCGGATGCGCTCGTCGCCTATGTCAGGGCGATCGGCCTGCAGGCCGGCGACCAGCAAACGCTCGCCGTGCAAGGCCCCGGCGGCACTGCCTTGCCGAACAACGCCCTTCCCGCGCTCGATCGCGACAAGGCGCAGTTTCTCGTGCTCGCCGGAAAGAAGCGCACCGAGGCGGCGTGGCCGGCTGGGCGCTACGTTGCGACGTACACGGTGACGCGCGATGGCGCGGAGGTATTGCGGAAGACGTTCGAGGTGGAAGCGGGCGCGCGGTGA
- a CDS encoding LysR family transcriptional regulator yields the protein MEDLRLRRLKLRDLQILDTVAEAGSMAKAAPRLGMSQPAVSRVVADMEHLLGVPLFDRTSTGVELTRFGRALRRRTIAVTDELKQGLGELTSLADPTQGEIRIGTTEPMTALTATIIQTMSQAYPKIGFVIRADDTLGLHERLRQREIDIAVTRMAADFDRYEDLAGEALFEDELAVIAGKHNPLVRRQNLTLRSLMNEKWLLGRPETSFLRPFIEEAFRAEGLSVPAPTVTCGSYAMQINMLAAGPFLTILPRATLRYPAPHPTLVPLRMRMPTTRRPVGLVRLKHRHVSPTLSLFCRVAREAAAKMRGRTST from the coding sequence ATGGAGGATCTGCGCCTGCGGCGGCTGAAACTCCGCGATCTCCAGATTCTCGACACCGTCGCCGAAGCGGGCAGCATGGCGAAGGCGGCGCCGCGGCTCGGCATGTCGCAGCCGGCCGTTTCCCGTGTCGTCGCCGACATGGAGCACCTGCTCGGCGTGCCGCTGTTCGACCGGACCTCGACCGGCGTGGAGTTGACGAGGTTCGGCCGTGCACTGCGCCGCCGCACCATTGCCGTTACCGATGAGCTCAAGCAGGGGCTGGGCGAACTGACGTCCCTGGCGGACCCCACCCAGGGCGAAATTCGGATCGGCACGACGGAACCGATGACGGCGCTGACGGCGACCATCATCCAGACGATGTCGCAGGCCTATCCGAAGATCGGCTTCGTCATCCGTGCCGACGATACGCTGGGGCTGCACGAAAGGTTGCGTCAACGCGAGATCGACATTGCCGTGACCCGTATGGCGGCGGATTTCGACCGCTACGAGGATCTTGCGGGCGAGGCGCTGTTTGAGGACGAACTCGCCGTGATCGCGGGAAAGCATAACCCGCTCGTCCGTCGCCAGAATCTCACGCTCCGGAGTCTGATGAACGAGAAATGGCTGCTCGGCAGGCCGGAGACCTCCTTTCTCCGTCCATTCATCGAGGAAGCCTTTCGTGCGGAAGGCCTGAGCGTTCCCGCCCCGACGGTGACGTGCGGCTCCTATGCGATGCAGATCAATATGCTTGCGGCGGGTCCGTTCCTGACCATCCTTCCCAGGGCCACGTTGCGCTATCCGGCGCCGCACCCCACACTGGTGCCGCTTCGCATGCGGATGCCGACGACGCGCCGGCCGGTCGGACTGGTGCGGCTCAAGCACCGCCATGTGAGCCCGACCCTCAGCCTGTTCTGCCGCGTGGCGCGCGAAGCGGCTGCAAAGATGCGAGGCCGCACTTCGACTTGA
- a CDS encoding Bug family tripartite tricarboxylate transporter substrate binding protein — MRLTRIVVAIAGLATLALASPLAAQTRTPPLRIIYPFPGGGSGDALTRLIADRLGTALERPVIVEPRPGAAGRLGVQAVKTSEPDGNTLLVTPIAPMAVYQSVYPALEYDPVKDFTPVSQVATFDFGICIDPKIPAGNLAELVAWLKANPGKANFATPGPGTLPHFFGLMFANTAGVPLQHIAYKGGVPALTDLMGGRMPVVLLSTNELVELHKAGRIRVLATSGAERSAFLPDIPTFKESGYDIEGRGWWGFFAPAGTPSAAVSKLSGAIARIVQGEDVKARIAQFGLKPTGTSPEEFARIQREDIDLWAAPIKASGYKAEQ, encoded by the coding sequence ATGCGGCTTACCCGGATTGTCGTCGCGATCGCTGGCCTTGCCACGCTGGCGCTTGCATCCCCTCTCGCGGCCCAGACGCGCACTCCGCCGCTTCGCATCATCTATCCATTTCCCGGCGGCGGCTCCGGCGACGCCCTGACCCGGCTGATTGCCGACCGGCTCGGCACCGCGCTGGAACGCCCCGTGATCGTCGAGCCACGTCCGGGGGCTGCGGGACGTCTCGGTGTGCAGGCCGTCAAGACGTCGGAGCCGGACGGCAACACGCTGCTGGTGACGCCGATCGCGCCGATGGCGGTGTATCAAAGCGTCTATCCCGCGCTGGAATACGATCCAGTCAAGGATTTCACGCCGGTGTCGCAGGTTGCCACGTTCGATTTCGGCATCTGCATCGATCCGAAGATTCCGGCCGGCAACCTCGCCGAACTCGTCGCCTGGCTGAAGGCGAACCCGGGCAAGGCGAATTTCGCCACGCCCGGCCCGGGCACGCTTCCTCATTTCTTCGGATTGATGTTCGCCAACACCGCAGGCGTGCCGCTGCAACATATCGCCTACAAGGGCGGCGTTCCCGCACTCACCGACCTCATGGGTGGCCGGATGCCGGTCGTCCTGCTGTCCACCAATGAACTGGTGGAATTGCACAAAGCGGGCCGGATACGCGTGCTGGCCACATCAGGCGCAGAACGATCGGCGTTCCTGCCTGATATCCCGACCTTCAAGGAAAGCGGATACGACATCGAAGGCCGCGGCTGGTGGGGTTTCTTCGCGCCGGCCGGCACGCCCAGCGCGGCGGTGTCAAAACTGAGCGGCGCCATCGCGAGAATTGTCCAGGGCGAGGACGTCAAGGCGCGCATCGCGCAGTTCGGGCTGAAGCCGACAGGAACGTCGCCGGAGGAGTTTGCCCGCATTCAACGTGAAGACATCGACCTCTGGGCCGCGCCGATCAAGGCGTCCGGCTACAAGGCTGAACAATGA
- a CDS encoding MBL fold metallo-hydrolase, translated as MTTATDAPFRVTLLGSGMPSPDPLRFGPATLIEAGSQKILVDAGRGATIRLSQLGIPIGSIDLMLLTHFHSDHVAGLPDIWLTGWLGGKFGGRTRPMRVLGPKGTLHLTHHLEEAFGADIAIRIADEGLPPDGARIDADEFERDGVIHDRDGLRVTCFEVDHGDRVKPAFGYRFDHAGKSAVLSGDTRYCENLVAHADGVDLLVHEVAMTSPASMAIERIRRVMEHHSTPADAARVFARCTPLLAVYNHLVLISDGVNATPSVQELIDATRQEYAGAFVVGEDLMAFCP; from the coding sequence ATGACAACCGCCACGGACGCGCCATTCAGGGTGACGCTGCTGGGCAGCGGCATGCCGTCACCCGATCCGCTCAGGTTTGGGCCCGCGACGTTGATCGAGGCCGGCTCGCAGAAGATCCTGGTCGATGCCGGCCGCGGCGCGACGATACGCCTGTCCCAACTCGGGATTCCGATCGGCAGCATTGACCTCATGCTGCTAACCCACTTCCACTCCGACCACGTGGCCGGCCTGCCCGATATCTGGCTGACCGGCTGGCTCGGCGGCAAGTTCGGCGGGCGGACCCGGCCGATGCGCGTGCTCGGGCCGAAAGGCACGCTTCATCTGACGCATCATCTCGAAGAAGCGTTCGGCGCCGACATCGCCATCCGCATCGCCGATGAAGGCCTGCCACCCGATGGCGCTCGCATCGATGCCGACGAATTCGAGCGTGATGGCGTCATTCACGATCGAGACGGCCTGCGCGTCACCTGCTTCGAGGTCGATCATGGCGACAGGGTCAAGCCGGCCTTCGGCTATCGGTTCGATCACGCGGGAAAATCGGCCGTACTGTCTGGCGACACGCGCTATTGCGAAAACCTGGTCGCGCACGCCGATGGCGTCGATCTCCTCGTTCACGAGGTCGCCATGACCAGCCCCGCTTCGATGGCCATCGAACGTATTCGCCGCGTCATGGAACATCACTCGACGCCGGCCGACGCGGCGCGGGTTTTTGCAAGATGTACGCCCTTGCTTGCCGTCTACAATCACCTGGTGCTGATCAGCGACGGCGTGAACGCTACACCATCCGTGCAGGAACTCATCGACGCCACCCGGCAGGAATATGCGGGTGCCTTCGTGGTCGGCGAGGACCTGATGGCATTCTGTCCGTGA
- a CDS encoding MFS transporter: MPLPFFYGWLIVAVTFVTMAIGVNARTAFSLFFPPIISEFGWERGVTAGAFSFGFVASAVASPLIGRMMDRFGPRAVMELGVGLMGGGLLLAPLTTQPWHLYLTIGVLVGAGSVCLGYSGQSLFLPNWFIRRRGLAIGLAFAGVGIGSVTLLPWVQHMIEQTGWRTACTAMGILILVVLAPINLLLRKRPEDIGLLPDGAAAPSATSAAPRSNVVDPVWANTDWTLRRALRTARFWWISLGYFCGLYIWYAVQVHQTKFLLDVGFSANVAVWALGVVSLLGIPGQIWLGHLSDRIGREWIWAISCLGFAICFAALIALKFAPVLPLVYLMIFTQGALGYGLTSVMGAMVLEIFQGKQYGSIFGTIMLAALAGGAAGPWATGLLYDLSGSYTSAFALGIAVSLLSAFAIWQASPRKVRAVAGQMHKAHVGSRAG, from the coding sequence ATGCCTCTCCCCTTCTTCTACGGCTGGCTGATCGTCGCGGTGACGTTTGTCACCATGGCGATCGGCGTCAATGCGCGGACGGCGTTCTCGCTGTTCTTCCCGCCGATCATTTCCGAGTTCGGATGGGAGCGCGGCGTCACCGCCGGTGCGTTTTCGTTCGGCTTCGTGGCTTCTGCCGTTGCCAGCCCGCTGATCGGGCGCATGATGGATCGTTTCGGTCCGCGCGCGGTGATGGAACTCGGCGTTGGGCTGATGGGCGGCGGGTTGCTGCTCGCGCCGCTGACGACACAGCCCTGGCATCTCTATCTCACCATCGGCGTGCTGGTCGGCGCGGGCAGCGTGTGCCTCGGCTATTCCGGCCAATCGCTGTTCCTGCCGAACTGGTTCATCCGCCGCCGCGGCCTCGCCATCGGGCTCGCCTTTGCCGGCGTCGGCATCGGCTCGGTGACCCTGCTGCCCTGGGTGCAGCACATGATCGAGCAGACCGGCTGGCGCACCGCCTGCACCGCGATGGGCATCTTGATCCTCGTCGTTCTCGCGCCGATCAATCTCCTGCTGCGCAAGCGGCCTGAAGATATCGGCCTGCTGCCGGATGGCGCCGCCGCGCCGTCGGCGACATCGGCCGCCCCGCGCTCGAACGTCGTCGATCCGGTGTGGGCCAATACCGACTGGACGCTGCGCCGCGCGCTGCGTACCGCGCGATTCTGGTGGATCTCGCTCGGCTATTTCTGCGGCTTGTACATCTGGTACGCGGTGCAGGTGCACCAGACCAAATTCCTGCTCGACGTCGGTTTTTCCGCCAACGTCGCGGTGTGGGCGCTCGGTGTCGTCAGCCTGCTCGGCATTCCCGGCCAGATCTGGCTCGGACATCTCTCCGACCGGATCGGCCGCGAATGGATCTGGGCGATCAGTTGCCTGGGCTTTGCGATCTGTTTTGCGGCGCTGATCGCTTTGAAATTCGCGCCGGTCTTGCCGCTGGTCTATCTGATGATTTTCACGCAGGGCGCGCTCGGCTACGGCCTGACCTCGGTGATGGGCGCGATGGTGCTGGAAATTTTTCAGGGCAAGCAATACGGCAGCATCTTCGGCACCATCATGCTGGCCGCATTGGCCGGCGGCGCCGCAGGCCCGTGGGCGACCGGGCTGCTGTATGATCTGTCGGGCAGCTACACCTCGGCCTTTGCGCTCGGCATCGCGGTCAGCCTGCTGTCGGCCTTTGCGATCTGGCAGGCATCGCCGCGCAAGGTGAGGGCGGTCGCCGGCCAGATGCACAAGGCGCATGTCGGGAGCCGCGCAGGTTAG
- a CDS encoding tetratricopeptide repeat protein, whose protein sequence is MRDLADRAFGGSLDSRFSTWLLRPYLDLGLPQAGPTHARSVDAAWQAYADPQSPSFFPQRALSPGFRAQLAEQAGPRYAISDPRDLAGDQRTGRWSRLCRDLEVWPELSSAGQCRLAALLHAMCLYEPLLALIPAERAAASDADARAGQLAFCRASAKFMQDLPKRSGYVSETMAAFESIAFDERASAPVRFNATAMVFVQKAKARAAFADLDDWSKRLETAFAAVSDSENGFAARLFGSRFSRGMGFLPQAAGDRVAMIRTMDDAERRARELAPSTAGEEILYRENLHAVLESRTKEALWLNDLALAASRAAELTRVDPYDSKAWAELGQVHYLRENWQKAAEAYVVAAMLGPPASAVGRYMAGVCFRKLGLDFLAAVLFKETLEMDPGGISSRQEIFDLPDVDVFDTLKQWARANIRL, encoded by the coding sequence ATGCGCGATTTGGCTGACCGGGCCTTCGGAGGGAGTCTCGACTCCCGTTTTTCGACCTGGCTGCTCCGCCCGTACCTTGACCTGGGGCTTCCCCAGGCCGGGCCGACCCATGCCAGGTCCGTCGATGCCGCCTGGCAGGCCTATGCCGATCCGCAGAGCCCTTCGTTCTTTCCACAGCGTGCGTTGTCGCCCGGCTTTCGCGCGCAGCTCGCGGAACAGGCCGGGCCGCGTTACGCGATTAGCGATCCGCGCGATCTTGCCGGGGATCAGCGGACAGGCCGGTGGAGCAGGCTTTGCCGGGACCTGGAGGTTTGGCCGGAGCTTTCGTCCGCGGGCCAATGCCGCCTCGCGGCCCTGCTTCACGCAATGTGCCTGTACGAACCGCTACTCGCGCTCATTCCTGCAGAACGGGCGGCTGCAAGCGATGCTGACGCTCGTGCCGGTCAACTCGCATTCTGCCGCGCGTCGGCAAAATTCATGCAGGATTTGCCGAAGCGATCGGGATACGTATCCGAAACCATGGCGGCTTTTGAGAGCATTGCATTCGACGAGCGGGCGAGCGCGCCGGTGCGCTTCAATGCGACGGCAATGGTCTTCGTTCAGAAGGCCAAGGCTCGTGCCGCCTTTGCGGATCTCGATGATTGGAGCAAGCGGCTGGAGACGGCGTTTGCCGCCGTAAGCGATAGCGAGAACGGATTCGCCGCGCGATTGTTCGGAAGCCGGTTTTCTCGCGGAATGGGTTTCCTGCCCCAGGCGGCCGGCGACCGCGTGGCGATGATCAGGACGATGGACGATGCAGAACGCCGGGCGCGGGAACTGGCGCCATCGACGGCCGGGGAAGAAATCCTTTATCGGGAAAACCTGCACGCCGTGCTGGAAAGCCGGACGAAGGAGGCGCTTTGGCTGAATGATCTCGCGTTGGCGGCATCGCGCGCGGCCGAACTGACCAGGGTGGACCCGTATGATTCAAAGGCCTGGGCCGAGCTTGGCCAAGTGCATTACCTTCGGGAAAATTGGCAGAAGGCGGCCGAAGCCTACGTCGTCGCGGCGATGTTGGGGCCGCCGGCAAGTGCGGTGGGGCGATACATGGCGGGCGTTTGTTTCCGTAAACTGGGTCTGGATTTCCTGGCCGCCGTTTTGTTCAAGGAGACGCTTGAAATGGATCCGGGCGGAATTTCGTCGCGTCAGGAAATATTCGACCTGCCAGACGTCGACGTTTTCGACACGCTCAAGCAATGGGCCCGCGCCAACATACGATTGTGA